A region of the bacterium genome:
CAACGATCATTCCCCCAGCGAGGCCTTCAATGAAACCGTTGAGGAATTGACCCAAAGCCTCATCCGGCTCGTTGATGAAAATGGCATGGACTGGATGTATCAGAACTGCTCTGTTACAGCCCAGCATGGCGCGCTGAAATGGCGCCCCATCTTCCACAAAGCTAATCTTCCTGTTTTCAAGAAACTTTACCAATCGGTCAAAGTCGGGCAGGAAACACGTGAAGTCCTTCGTGACTGCGGCGGTAAAGACTACCAGAAGTATCTTGCCAAGAAGTTGGCTGAGATCCATGAATCGGAAATGTGGCAGGCGGGTGCCGCCGTGCGCGCATTGCGTCCGAAATTGACAGCCAAGGCGATCGATAAGAATGTGAAGGGTGTCGGCGGTCGGTTGTCGAACTAACCTCCCCCGGCAATCAAAAGGGCAGGACTTTATTGTCCTGCCCTTTTTTATTGTCTATCCGAATGCAACTACCCGGTCGCTCGTGGCCAATGTTCTGAATAGTGAATTCCCTCCGTTGCTTAAGATCCAGGATGTTCGAGCGGAATCTTCTGTGCACACAAAGGGCATTTCGCAGGCTCAAAGGTAACGGGCTCCATCTGCAGTAAACTGGTCAGGGGTGGCACAAACCTCGCTTTACCCCCGCTCCGATCCACCAGCACCGCAACTGCGACCACTTTACCACCGCGACCTTCGACGATATCAATGGTCTCCTGCACACGCCCGCCCCGGGTAATGACATCTTCAGCCACCACAAATGAAGCATTTTTTGGAATCTCGAACCCGCGCCGCAACACCAGGGCGCCCTCATGCTTCTCCGCAAAAATCGAGACTACTCCCAGCGTCTTGGCTACTTCATGTCCAACAAATAGCCCCCCCATGGCCGGCGCAATCACGCCGTCCACATGCAGTCCCGGATTTTCAAGCCGCACCTTCATGACCAGGGCCTCACACAAACGAGCCGCAATACGGGGCTGCTGAAGCACCTTGGCGCATTGAAAGAACTGATCGCTATGTAAACCCGACCGGAGCTCAAAATGCCCCTTCAAAAGGGCTTTGGTTTCAAGAAAGACGTTTAATACTTCATTGTCTGTCATAACTTATTCCTTCTCATTTCACCACGGCACCTGACGGAAACTCACCATCAACCGTGATCAGCTTTAAGTTTTTCCCCACACTGGCGGCCAACAACATCCCATTCGATTCCACGCCGCGAATGGTCGCGGGCTTGAGGTTTGCCACCACCACCACGGTTTTCCCGATCAGAACTTCGGGTTCGTAATGCTGCGCAATTCCAGCCACCAGTTGCCGATTTTCTCCGCCCAACTCAATTTGAAGCTTCAGTAACTTATCAGCACCCGCGACTTTTTCTGCCACCAGGATTTTAGCTGTTCGCAACTGTATCTTCTGAAAATCCACATACTCCACCAACGCCACGCCAGTAGGGGCAACAGCAACTGCAGGAGGAGCCACAGGGGCCGCCTGTGCCACGACAGGCATAATTCGAGGGAAGAGAGACTGCATCTCTCCCAAGCGGGTTCCGGGCTTTAACAGGCCCCAGTCTTTAAGCGATCGGATATCCGGAACAGTCTCCTGAATTCCCAGCGTCATCCGCAATTCGCTCATCTTGCCAGGCATAACCGGATACAGCAAACCGCTCACAATACGCAAAGTTTCCGCAGCGGTGTAAAGCACCGTGTGCAAAGGCCGTTTATCCTCCTGCTTCGCCAACGTCCATGGCTGTTTCTTTTCAAGATAACGATTGGCCGCACGCACCACATTGGCAACAGCTGTCAGCCCCATGTCGATACGCATATTGGTAATCATCGTTTCCATGGTGCCGGCGGCCTCAAGAGCGGCGGAACGGAGCGTGAGTTCATCCTCACCAGTGACATCCGGCGCGGGTAATACACCCCCGGTGTAGGTGCTGATCATCTTGATCAGCCGACTAAGCATATTACCAAGGTCATTGGCTAGATCCGCATTATAGCGACGGATAAAGGCATCCTCAGTGAAGCTGGCATCCTGGCCCAGCACCATTTCCGCCATCAAAAAATAGCGGAAAGCATCCACTCCGTATTGATCCACAAATTGCATCGGGTCGACGACATTCCCGGTCGTTTTGCTCATCTTGGCGTCCCCCATCAGCCACCAGCCATGGGCGAAAACGGTTTCTGGAAGCTCAACCCCCATGGCCTTAAGCATGATGGGCCAATAGACCGTGTGGGTCGTCAAAATGTCTTTGCCGATCAGGTGATAGGAAGCAGGCCACCACTTTTTGAATTTCTCATCATCAGACAGATATCCCACGGCACTGATATAATTCGTCAGGGCATCGCACCAGACATAGGCAACAAAATCCTTATCAAAAGGCAGCTCAATGCCCCAACTCAGGCGACTCTTTGGCCTGGAAACACAGAGATCGGTAAGCTTTTTACGAAGAAACCCGAGGGTTTCATTCCGCCGGAAATCAGGTTGAATGAATTTGGGATGCTCTTGAATATACTGAATGAGCCACTCCTGATATTTGCTCATTCTTAGGAAATAATTGGACTCGCGGATTCGCTCCACGGGCCGCTTACAATCAGGACAGGCGCCATTGTCCAAATCCTTCTCCATGAAGAATCGCTCACAAGGGACGCAATACCAGCCGTCATATTCCGACCGGTATATTTCATCTCGCTCGTACAAATCCTGGAAGATTTTCTGCACGACATCTTTATGGCGGGCCTCGGTAGTACGAATGAAGTCATCATTTGTAATTTCGAGTTTTTTCCACAATTCCTGAAATCTTACGACCGTGGTGTCGGCATGTTGCTGAGGGCTCACGCCGCCCTTCTCGGCCGCCTGCTGAACCTTCTGCCCGTGTTCATCTGAGCCCGTAAGGAAAAAGGTGGGCACACCCAATAGCCGATGGTACCGGGCCAGAACATCAGCCAGAATCGTGGTATACGCATGCCCGATATGGGGCCTGTCATTTACATAGTAAATCGGGGTCGTTACATAAAACTTATTATTCTGCATATCAATTACCTCTGTCCGGCTAAAATAACTGCTCACACATCAAAATCCAATACCAATAACAGACAACCAAGAACTATTTCCCCTACATTAACGAGACAGCATCAACGTCGATGTATACGGAGACGCCGGAGGGCCAGCGGAATTCACGGGCGACCACCTTTAACGATTCCGTAATGGCCTTGGTCGTCGGAGCCCGTAGCATGATCTGATGCCGGAATTGACCCTTTGCTTTCTCAAGGGGGGCAGGAGCCGGCCCACTCACAATCACCTTGGAGGAAAGCAATGGTTGAAGCTGGGCGGCAAACTGTTCCGCCGCCTTCGTCACCTTAATCTGGTCCATTCCCTTGATTCCCACACAAACTAAATGCCCAAAAGGGGGATAACCCAGTTCGCGCCGGAACTCATTCTCCTGGTCACAGAAGCCATCATAGTCCAATCGCCGCGCCGCTTGAATCGCCTGGTGAAATGGGGTTGAGGTCTGCACAATCACTTCCCCAGGAATCTCACCACGCCCAGCCCGCCCAGCCACCTGCGTTAAAAGCTGAAAAGTACGTTCACTAGCCCGGAAATCCGGCATATGAAGGCTCATATCAGCGTTAAGCACCCCTATCAGTGTCACATTCGGAAAATCCAACCCTTTGGCGATCATTTGTGTACCAACCAGTATGTCAATTTTACCAGTCTTGAATTCATTCAGGATTCGTCGATGTGAATCCTTCCCTCGAGTCGCATCAGCATCCATGCGGGCAATTCGAGCTTTTGGAAACAGCTTTCCGACAGCCACCTCCACTCTTTGGGTGCCAATTCCGGCAAATTTAATAGCCGGATCCTGACATCCCGGGCAACGATCAGGCACCCCTTGAATCGCACCGCATATATGGCATTTGAGCGTCTCATCGTGCCGATGATAGGTCATGGCAATGCTACATTCATTGCATTTAGCGACCAGGCCGCACTTGGGGCACACCAATGATGAAGCATAACCGCGGCGATTTAGGAATAAAATCACCTGTTCAGCCTTGTCAATACGCTTACGAACCGCATCCACAAGGTCGCGAGAAAAAATGGACAGCCGGCCTGTGCGCTCCGCTTCTTGCCGCATATCCACAATACGCATGTGAGGCATCGCGCGATGATCCACCCGGTTCATCATTTCAACCAGTTGATACTTGCCATTTTTCGCGTTGGCGAAGGATTCAAGCGCCGGGGTGGCCGAACCCAGCAGTACCGCACATTTTTCAAAATGCCCCCGCATGACCGCTACATCGCGGGCATGATAACGGGGCATCTCCTCCTGCTTATAAGTGTGCTCATGCTCCTCGTCCACCACAATAAGCCCGAGATTAACGATAGGTGCAAAAACAGCAGATCGAGCCCCTACCACGATCTGGGCCGCCCCCGAATGGATTCGATGCCATTCATCATGACGTTCTCCGGAGGACAAGTGACTATGGAGTACCGCGATGGTGTCCCCAAACCGGCTACGGAAGCGCTCAATCGTCTGGGGGGTCAATGAGATTTCCGGGACTAACACAATCGCCCCTTTTCCCTGATTCAAGGCATGATCAATGGCTTGCAGGTAGACTTCCGTCTTACCGCTCCCGGTGACGCCGTGGAGGAGGATGACGGAAGGCTTATCAATCGCCTGCTTGACCACCTCTAGCGCCACGGCCTGTCCGGGCATTAAGGCGAGGGGCTCGGTACGCAAGATCGTGTGATTGGCGAAGGGGTCACGCAAGGCCGCCTGTTTATTGATGCGGACCACTCCTTTTTTTTCCAAAGCACGCACCGTGGCCGCATCGGAATCGGAAAGCTTGATGAGGTCATGAAGGAACATTCCGCCACGGGTCTGAAGGAAATCAAGAACAGCAGCTTGTTTGGGGGATTTTAAGCGGACTAATTTGGGGGAAGAGACCCTCACCCCCGCCCTCTCCCCTGAAGGGAGAGGGAGTTCATGCGCACTACTCCCTCTCCCTTCAGGGGAGAGGGTTGGGGTGAGGGTGTTAATGATGGGTTGATCGAATTTCTCCGCCACCAA
Encoded here:
- the priA gene encoding primosomal protein N', whose protein sequence is MIAKVVVDVAVDKEFDYLIPDSLTAQVKLGSRVNLSFGPRKTQGYVVGFSQSSAHPKLKAIESVVGEKPYIAESLLKLARWMADYYCAPVELAVQAVLPGAVRNQAAKFKEQLFVELVAEKFDQPIINTLTPTLSPEGRGSSAHELPLPSGERAGVRVSSPKLVRLKSPKQAAVLDFLQTRGGMFLHDLIKLSDSDAATVRALEKKGVVRINKQAALRDPFANHTILRTEPLALMPGQAVALEVVKQAIDKPSVILLHGVTGSGKTEVYLQAIDHALNQGKGAIVLVPEISLTPQTIERFRSRFGDTIAVLHSHLSSGERHDEWHRIHSGAAQIVVGARSAVFAPIVNLGLIVVDEEHEHTYKQEEMPRYHARDVAVMRGHFEKCAVLLGSATPALESFANAKNGKYQLVEMMNRVDHRAMPHMRIVDMRQEAERTGRLSIFSRDLVDAVRKRIDKAEQVILFLNRRGYASSLVCPKCGLVAKCNECSIAMTYHRHDETLKCHICGAIQGVPDRCPGCQDPAIKFAGIGTQRVEVAVGKLFPKARIARMDADATRGKDSHRRILNEFKTGKIDILVGTQMIAKGLDFPNVTLIGVLNADMSLHMPDFRASERTFQLLTQVAGRAGRGEIPGEVIVQTSTPFHQAIQAARRLDYDGFCDQENEFRRELGYPPFGHLVCVGIKGMDQIKVTKAAEQFAAQLQPLLSSKVIVSGPAPAPLEKAKGQFRHQIMLRAPTTKAITESLKVVAREFRWPSGVSVYIDVDAVSLM
- the metG gene encoding methionine--tRNA ligase; translated protein: MSSYFSRTEVIDMQNNKFYVTTPIYYVNDRPHIGHAYTTILADVLARYHRLLGVPTFFLTGSDEHGQKVQQAAEKGGVSPQQHADTTVVRFQELWKKLEITNDDFIRTTEARHKDVVQKIFQDLYERDEIYRSEYDGWYCVPCERFFMEKDLDNGACPDCKRPVERIRESNYFLRMSKYQEWLIQYIQEHPKFIQPDFRRNETLGFLRKKLTDLCVSRPKSRLSWGIELPFDKDFVAYVWCDALTNYISAVGYLSDDEKFKKWWPASYHLIGKDILTTHTVYWPIMLKAMGVELPETVFAHGWWLMGDAKMSKTTGNVVDPMQFVDQYGVDAFRYFLMAEMVLGQDASFTEDAFIRRYNADLANDLGNMLSRLIKMISTYTGGVLPAPDVTGEDELTLRSAALEAAGTMETMITNMRIDMGLTAVANVVRAANRYLEKKQPWTLAKQEDKRPLHTVLYTAAETLRIVSGLLYPVMPGKMSELRMTLGIQETVPDIRSLKDWGLLKPGTRLGEMQSLFPRIMPVVAQAAPVAPPAVAVAPTGVALVEYVDFQKIQLRTAKILVAEKVAGADKLLKLQIELGGENRQLVAGIAQHYEPEVLIGKTVVVVANLKPATIRGVESNGMLLAASVGKNLKLITVDGEFPSGAVVK
- the pyrE gene encoding orotate phosphoribosyltransferase; the protein is MTDNEVLNVFLETKALLKGHFELRSGLHSDQFFQCAKVLQQPRIAARLCEALVMKVRLENPGLHVDGVIAPAMGGLFVGHEVAKTLGVVSIFAEKHEGALVLRRGFEIPKNASFVVAEDVITRGGRVQETIDIVEGRGGKVVAVAVLVDRSGGKARFVPPLTSLLQMEPVTFEPAKCPLCAQKIPLEHPGS